The Sinorhizobium meliloti genome includes a window with the following:
- the katG gene encoding catalase/peroxidase HPI — translation MDQKSDSAGKCPVAHTAPRGRSNRDWWPDQLDVQVLHRHSGLSDPLGNTFNYAEEFKKLDLDALKRDLHALMTDSQDWWPADFGHYGGLFIRMAWHSAGTYRITDGRGGAGQGQQRFAPLNSWPDNANLDKARRLLWPIKQKYGNRISWADLLILTGNVALESMGFKTFGFAGGRVDVWEPEELFWGPEGTWLGDERYSGERQLSEPLAAVQMGLIYVNPEGPNGNPDPVAAAHDIRETFARMAMNDEETVALIAGGHTFGKTHGAGDPSFIGADPEGGAIEDQGLGWKSTFGTGVGKDAITGGPEVTWSQTPTRWSNHFFENLFNHEWELTKSPAGAHQWKAKNAEATIPDAYDASRKHVPTMLTTDLSLRFDPAYEKISRRFLENPDQFADAFARAWFKLTHRDMGPKVRYLGPEVPAEDLIWQDVIPAVDHRLVDETDIAGLKAKILASGLSVQELVSTAWASASTFRGSDKRGGANGARIRLAPQKDWEVNQPTQLARVLSVLEGIQRDFNAAQTGGKKISLADLIVLAGGAAVEKAAKAGGHDISVPFTPGRMDATEAQTDAASFAALEPRADGFRNYVSTTRQQFMKPEEALVDRAQLLTLTAPEMTVLVGGLRVLKAGEPKHGVFTSRPEALTNDFFANLLDMGTQWSPIEGEEGVYEGRDRKTGAARWTGTRVDLIFGSHSQLRAFAEVYAQSDAREKFVKDFVAAWTKVMNADRFDLV, via the coding sequence ATGGATCAGAAGAGCGATAGTGCGGGCAAGTGTCCCGTCGCACATACGGCACCGAGAGGCAGATCGAACCGCGACTGGTGGCCGGATCAGTTGGACGTCCAGGTTCTGCACCGGCATTCCGGCCTTTCCGATCCGTTGGGCAATACGTTCAACTACGCCGAGGAGTTCAAGAAGCTCGACCTCGATGCGCTGAAGCGGGATCTGCATGCACTGATGACGGATTCGCAGGACTGGTGGCCGGCCGACTTCGGCCACTATGGCGGGCTCTTCATCCGCATGGCCTGGCACAGCGCTGGCACCTACCGCATTACGGACGGCCGTGGCGGCGCCGGCCAGGGTCAGCAGCGTTTCGCGCCGCTCAACAGCTGGCCGGACAACGCCAATCTCGACAAGGCCCGACGTTTGCTGTGGCCGATCAAACAGAAATACGGCAACCGGATTTCCTGGGCGGATCTATTGATTCTGACCGGCAATGTCGCGCTCGAATCCATGGGCTTCAAGACCTTCGGTTTTGCCGGGGGCCGGGTGGACGTATGGGAACCCGAGGAACTGTTCTGGGGACCGGAAGGCACCTGGCTGGGCGACGAGCGCTACAGCGGCGAACGGCAACTGAGCGAGCCGCTTGCCGCCGTGCAGATGGGCCTCATCTATGTTAACCCGGAAGGCCCGAACGGCAATCCCGACCCGGTTGCCGCTGCCCACGATATCCGCGAGACCTTCGCGCGCATGGCTATGAACGACGAAGAGACGGTGGCGCTGATCGCCGGCGGCCACACTTTCGGCAAGACGCATGGCGCCGGCGATCCCTCGTTCATCGGTGCAGACCCGGAAGGCGGCGCGATCGAAGATCAGGGTCTTGGCTGGAAGAGCACCTTCGGCACGGGCGTCGGCAAGGATGCAATCACGGGCGGGCCGGAAGTGACCTGGTCGCAGACGCCGACCCGTTGGAGCAACCACTTCTTCGAAAACCTGTTCAACCACGAGTGGGAACTGACCAAGAGCCCCGCCGGCGCGCATCAATGGAAGGCGAAGAACGCCGAGGCCACCATCCCGGATGCCTATGATGCCTCCAGGAAGCATGTTCCGACCATGCTGACCACGGATCTGTCGCTGCGCTTCGATCCCGCTTACGAGAAGATTTCGCGCCGCTTCCTCGAAAATCCGGATCAGTTCGCCGACGCCTTCGCCCGCGCCTGGTTCAAGCTGACCCACCGCGACATGGGGCCGAAGGTTCGCTATCTCGGCCCTGAAGTCCCGGCCGAGGACCTGATCTGGCAAGACGTGATCCCGGCTGTCGACCACAGGCTGGTCGACGAGACGGACATCGCCGGCCTCAAGGCGAAGATCCTCGCTTCCGGCCTGTCGGTGCAGGAACTTGTCTCGACCGCTTGGGCTTCCGCCTCGACCTTCCGCGGCTCCGACAAGCGCGGCGGCGCCAATGGTGCGCGCATCCGTCTGGCGCCGCAGAAAGACTGGGAGGTCAACCAGCCGACTCAGCTCGCCAGGGTTCTCTCTGTGCTTGAAGGCATCCAGAGGGACTTCAACGCCGCCCAGACCGGCGGCAAGAAGATCTCGCTTGCCGACCTTATCGTGCTTGCAGGTGGCGCCGCTGTCGAGAAGGCGGCCAAGGCCGGCGGCCACGACATTTCCGTGCCGTTCACACCGGGTCGCATGGATGCCACGGAGGCACAGACCGACGCCGCATCTTTCGCGGCGCTGGAACCTCGTGCCGACGGTTTCCGCAACTATGTGAGCACCACCCGTCAGCAATTCATGAAGCCGGAAGAGGCTTTGGTGGATAGGGCTCAGCTGCTGACGCTGACCGCACCGGAAATGACCGTTCTCGTCGGCGGCCTGCGCGTGCTGAAGGCGGGCGAGCCCAAGCATGGCGTGTTCACGTCCCGCCCTGAGGCGCTGACGAACGACTTCTTCGCCAACCTGCTCGATATGGGCACGCAATGGTCACCTATCGAAGGCGAAGAAGGCGTATACGAAGGCCGCGACCGCAAGACGGGCGCTGCCAGGTGGACCGGCACCCGAGTCGACCTGATCTTCGGCTCGCATTCGCAGCTGCGCGCCTTTGCGGAGGTGTACGCGCAGTCCGATGCCAGGGAGAAGTTCGTGAAGGACTTCGTTGCGGCCTGGACCAAGGTCATGAACGCCGACCGCTTCGATCTGGTGTGA